A stretch of the Aggregatibacter sp. HMT-949 genome encodes the following:
- the birA gene encoding bifunctional biotin--[acetyl-CoA-carboxylase] ligase/biotin operon repressor BirA codes for MNAVLLSHLADGEEKVRSNLIEFSQNLAEDLQQFRDAGLNIIETAQGYCLVPQLPLLNSLQISTALSPYQVHYQPVMSSTNEWILQNIPNLNKGDLCLAEYQTAGRGRRGRQWLSPFAGQMIFSFYWTFDPRKSIEGLSLVIGLAIAEVLNVQVKWPNDILFDGRKLGGILVEIANHKNGLLNLVIGVGINVSLPTQTEISQPYAQLSEMDPDIDRQTLFPTLIQHLYARLERFEKEGINAEFQKAWQNHNAFFNSEVNVITEQRLISGIEQGIDKRGYLRVQCGAELKMFNGGEVSLRRKTE; via the coding sequence ATGAATGCGGTGCTCTTGAGCCACCTCGCCGACGGCGAGGAAAAAGTGCGGTCGAATTTGATCGAGTTTTCACAAAATTTAGCCGAGGATTTACAACAATTTCGTGACGCCGGGCTGAATATTATCGAAACGGCACAAGGCTATTGTTTAGTGCCGCAACTTCCCTTATTAAATTCTTTACAAATTTCGACCGCACTTTCGCCTTATCAGGTGCATTACCAGCCCGTCATGAGTTCTACAAATGAATGGATTTTGCAGAATATTCCGAATTTAAATAAAGGCGATCTTTGCCTTGCTGAGTATCAAACGGCAGGCAGAGGGCGACGTGGACGTCAATGGCTTTCCCCTTTTGCCGGGCAGATGATTTTTAGTTTTTATTGGACGTTCGACCCGAGAAAATCTATTGAGGGGTTGAGTTTAGTGATTGGTTTGGCGATTGCCGAAGTGTTGAACGTGCAAGTGAAATGGCCGAATGATATTTTGTTCGACGGACGAAAACTCGGCGGGATTTTGGTGGAAATTGCCAATCATAAAAATGGCCTGTTGAATTTGGTGATTGGCGTAGGGATTAATGTGTCATTGCCGACGCAAACGGAAATTAGTCAGCCTTATGCGCAGTTGAGTGAAATGGATCCCGATATTGATCGTCAAACCTTGTTTCCAACATTGATTCAACATTTATATGCGCGTTTAGAGCGCTTTGAAAAAGAAGGCATTAATGCTGAATTTCAAAAAGCGTGGCAAAATCATAATGCGTTTTTCAACAGTGAAGTGAATGTGATTACGGAACAACGCTTGATTTCCGGTATTGAGCAAGGTATTGATAAGCGTGGTTATTTGCGGGTTCAATGCGGTGCTGAATTGAAGATGTTTAACGGTGGCGAGGTTTCGTTGCGTAGAAAAACTGAATAG
- the rlmKL gene encoding bifunctional 23S rRNA (guanine(2069)-N(7))-methyltransferase RlmK/23S rRNA (guanine(2445)-N(2))-methyltransferase RlmL encodes MKYLFATTSRGFEELLKVELTELGAQDAKVVQGGVHYQADDETLYRTLLWSRLASRILIPLIETKVYSDLDLYAAVSGFNWLTQFDERVTFFVDFNGTNQEIRHTQFGAMRVKDGIVDYFERRGRARPNVDKAQPDIRIHAYLNRDEVVISLDLSGDALHIRGYREDTGKAPLRETLAAAIVLRSGWQKGTPLVDPMCGSGTLLIEAAQMEAQIAPQLYRLHWGFDFWQGHNQTAWERVKEAALALAEAEKQRENPPHFYGFDLDHQVLRKAKQNAKNAGVAHLMQWQQGDVAAIKNPSPNLAGTVICNPPYGERLGTAPALIALYSVFGQRLKQQFAGWNLSIFSGEPNLLDCLRLRSHRQFKAKNGPLDCVQKNYQIAKRVESAAESERSSLPEVAVDFANRLQKNIKKIEKWAKQQGLDAYRLYDADLPEYNLAVDRYGDHIVVQEYAAPKNIDENKARQRLLDAVNATLNVTGIATNKLILKVRQKQKGTNQYEKLANKGEYFYVNEYGAKLWVNLTDYLDTGLFLDHRLTRKMLGEMAQGKDFLNLFAYTGSATVHAALGGAKSTTTVDMSNTYLNWAEQNLLLNDIEGKQHKLIQADCLQWLEKCDCRFDLIFVDPPTFSNSKRMEASWDVQRDHIKLMTNLKRILRPNGTIVFSNNKRGFKMDFATLEELGFNAVLISHKTLPLDFERNKQIHNCWLITKK; translated from the coding sequence ATGAAATACCTATTTGCCACCACTTCTCGTGGTTTTGAAGAACTCCTAAAAGTTGAACTCACTGAGCTTGGTGCGCAAGATGCAAAAGTCGTACAAGGCGGAGTGCATTATCAAGCGGATGATGAAACGCTTTATCGTACGTTACTTTGGTCGCGCTTAGCGTCGCGCATTTTAATTCCGTTAATTGAAACCAAAGTTTACAGCGATCTTGATCTTTATGCCGCCGTATCGGGCTTTAATTGGTTGACTCAGTTTGATGAGCGCGTGACATTTTTCGTGGATTTTAACGGTACGAATCAGGAAATTCGCCACACTCAATTCGGCGCGATGCGTGTGAAAGACGGCATCGTGGATTATTTTGAACGTCGTGGGCGTGCTCGTCCAAATGTGGACAAAGCGCAGCCGGATATTCGCATTCATGCCTATTTAAATCGGGATGAGGTGGTGATTTCGCTCGATTTAAGCGGTGATGCGTTGCACATACGCGGTTATCGTGAAGATACCGGCAAAGCGCCGTTGCGTGAAACGTTGGCAGCGGCGATAGTGTTGCGTTCCGGCTGGCAAAAAGGCACGCCGTTAGTGGATCCGATGTGCGGTTCCGGTACGTTGCTAATTGAAGCGGCCCAAATGGAAGCACAAATTGCGCCGCAGTTGTATCGTCTACATTGGGGCTTTGATTTTTGGCAGGGGCATAATCAGACGGCGTGGGAAAGAGTGAAAGAAGCGGCTTTAGCGTTGGCGGAAGCGGAAAAACAACGTGAAAATCCACCGCACTTTTACGGTTTCGATTTGGATCATCAGGTGTTGCGAAAAGCCAAACAAAACGCTAAAAATGCCGGCGTAGCGCATTTAATGCAATGGCAACAGGGCGATGTGGCAGCGATTAAAAATCCAAGCCCGAACTTGGCGGGTACGGTGATTTGTAATCCGCCATACGGCGAACGTTTAGGCACCGCACCGGCATTGATTGCCTTATATTCTGTATTCGGGCAACGTTTGAAACAACAGTTTGCCGGTTGGAACCTGTCTATTTTCAGTGGCGAGCCGAACCTGTTGGATTGCCTGCGTTTGCGTTCCCATCGTCAATTTAAAGCGAAAAACGGTCCATTGGATTGTGTGCAGAAGAATTACCAAATTGCCAAACGGGTGGAAAGTGCGGCTGAATCTGAGCGCTCTTCTTTACCTGAGGTAGCGGTGGATTTTGCTAATCGTCTGCAAAAGAATATCAAGAAAATTGAGAAATGGGCGAAGCAACAAGGGCTAGACGCTTATCGCTTATATGACGCGGATTTGCCGGAATATAATTTGGCGGTAGATCGTTACGGCGATCATATTGTCGTGCAGGAATATGCTGCGCCGAAAAATATTGATGAAAATAAAGCCCGTCAGCGCTTGTTGGATGCGGTAAATGCTACGTTGAACGTTACCGGCATTGCAACCAATAAGTTGATTTTAAAAGTGCGTCAAAAACAAAAAGGCACTAATCAATATGAAAAACTGGCGAACAAAGGCGAATATTTTTATGTGAACGAATACGGCGCGAAATTGTGGGTGAACCTGACGGATTATTTGGATACAGGCTTGTTTTTGGATCACCGTCTAACCCGCAAAATGTTGGGTGAAATGGCGCAAGGTAAGGATTTCCTGAATCTGTTTGCGTACACCGGCTCGGCGACGGTGCACGCGGCGTTAGGCGGTGCGAAATCTACCACCACTGTAGATATGTCGAATACGTATCTCAATTGGGCAGAACAAAATTTATTGCTTAACGATATTGAAGGCAAACAGCATAAACTCATTCAAGCGGATTGTTTGCAATGGCTAGAAAAATGCGATTGCCGGTTCGATTTAATTTTTGTGGATCCGCCGACGTTCTCCAATTCCAAACGTATGGAAGCTAGCTGGGACGTGCAACGGGATCACATTAAGTTGATGACGAATTTAAAACGTATTTTGCGTCCGAACGGCACTATCGTGTTTTCTAACAATAAACGTGGCTTTAAAATGGATTTTGCGACACTGGAAGAGCTTGGGTTCAATGCGGTGCTCATTTCGCATAAGACGTTACCGTTGGATTTTGAACGCAACAAACAAATTCATAATTGCTGGTTAATTACGAAAAAATAA
- the guaB gene encoding IMP dehydrogenase, producing the protein MSLRIKQEALTFDDVLLVPAHSTVLPNAADLSTQLTKEIRLNIPMLSAAMDTVTETKLAISLAQEGGIGFIHKNMSIERQADRVRKVKKFESGIVSEPVTVSPDLTLAELSELVKKNGFAGYPVVDAENNLIGIITGRDTRFVKDLSKTVSQVMTKKDRLVTVKEGAARDEILALMHEHRVEKVLVVDDSFKLKGMITVKDFQKAEQKPNACKDEFGRLRVGAAVGAGPGNEERIDALVKAGVDVLLIDSSHGHSEGVLQRVRETRAKYPNLPIVAGNVATAEGAIALADAGASAVKVGIGPGSICTTRIVTGVGVPQITAIADAAAALKDRGIPVIADGGIRFSGDIAKAIAAGASCVMVGSMFAGTEEAPGEIELYQGRAFKSYRGMGSLGAMAKGSSDRYFQSDNAADKLVPEGIEGRIPYKGYLKEIIHQQMGGLRSCMGLTGCPTIESLRTKAEFVRISGAGIKESHVHDVTITKEAPNYRMG; encoded by the coding sequence ATGTCTTTACGTATCAAACAAGAAGCCCTAACTTTTGACGATGTTTTACTCGTCCCTGCGCACTCTACCGTGCTTCCAAACGCTGCCGACCTTTCCACTCAACTCACCAAAGAAATTCGCTTAAATATCCCCATGCTTTCTGCGGCAATGGATACCGTAACGGAAACCAAATTAGCCATCTCTTTAGCGCAAGAAGGCGGTATCGGTTTTATTCATAAAAATATGAGCATCGAACGCCAAGCGGATCGCGTGCGTAAAGTGAAAAAATTTGAGAGCGGTATCGTGTCTGAGCCTGTCACCGTTTCCCCTGATTTAACCCTTGCCGAACTTAGCGAATTAGTGAAGAAAAACGGCTTTGCAGGCTACCCTGTAGTCGATGCTGAAAACAACTTAATCGGGATTATCACCGGTCGTGATACCCGCTTCGTGAAAGATTTAAGCAAAACCGTTTCGCAAGTAATGACCAAAAAAGACCGCTTGGTCACCGTGAAAGAAGGTGCAGCGCGTGATGAAATTCTTGCCTTAATGCACGAACACCGCGTGGAAAAAGTGCTTGTGGTGGACGACAGCTTCAAGCTCAAAGGGATGATTACCGTAAAAGACTTCCAAAAAGCAGAACAAAAACCAAATGCGTGTAAAGATGAATTTGGTCGTTTACGCGTAGGTGCTGCAGTAGGTGCTGGCCCGGGTAACGAAGAACGTATTGATGCATTAGTGAAAGCCGGTGTTGATGTGTTGTTAATCGACTCTTCTCACGGTCATTCAGAAGGCGTGTTACAACGCGTGCGTGAAACCCGCGCAAAATACCCTAACCTTCCCATCGTGGCAGGTAACGTAGCAACCGCTGAAGGCGCCATCGCCCTTGCTGACGCCGGCGCAAGTGCCGTAAAAGTGGGTATCGGACCGGGTTCAATCTGTACCACCCGTATCGTCACCGGCGTGGGCGTGCCACAAATCACCGCTATCGCAGACGCGGCTGCGGCATTAAAAGATCGCGGCATTCCGGTAATTGCCGACGGCGGTATCCGTTTCTCCGGCGACATCGCCAAAGCGATTGCTGCAGGCGCAAGCTGTGTAATGGTCGGTTCAATGTTTGCAGGCACAGAAGAAGCCCCGGGCGAAATCGAACTTTACCAAGGCCGTGCCTTCAAATCCTACCGCGGAATGGGTTCATTAGGTGCCATGGCTAAAGGCTCTTCAGATCGTTACTTCCAATCGGATAACGCGGCAGACAAACTTGTACCAGAAGGTATCGAAGGCCGCATTCCATACAAAGGCTACTTAAAAGAAATTATCCACCAACAAATGGGCGGATTACGTTCGTGCATGGGCTTAACCGGTTGCCCGACTATCGAATCCTTACGCACCAAAGCCGAATTTGTGCGTATCAGCGGCGCAGGCATCAAAGAATCTCACGTTCACGACGTGACGATTACCAAAGAAGCCCCGAACTATCGTATGGGCTAA